A genome region from Stenotrophomonas maltophilia includes the following:
- a CDS encoding DUF6265 family protein, with amino-acid sequence MSIRIAPALLTLLLAVAHAQASPPSKIEHLAWLAGCWQLDGQPPGAGEQWSSLAGNTLFGSSRSLRDGRTVGFEFMQLRQHDDGRLVLTALPSGQNATDFNATRVDGNEAVFENPTNDFPQRIRYRRLDEQRAHARIEIAQDNPAQAIDFPMHRVACGGPAPAR; translated from the coding sequence ATGTCGATCCGCATCGCCCCGGCCCTGCTGACGCTGCTGCTTGCGGTGGCCCACGCACAGGCCTCGCCGCCGTCGAAGATCGAACACCTGGCCTGGCTGGCCGGCTGCTGGCAACTTGACGGGCAGCCGCCCGGCGCCGGCGAGCAGTGGTCCAGCCTTGCTGGAAACACCCTGTTCGGCAGCAGCCGCAGCCTGCGTGACGGGCGAACCGTCGGCTTCGAATTCATGCAACTGCGCCAGCACGATGATGGGCGCCTGGTGCTGACCGCCCTGCCCTCTGGCCAGAACGCCACGGACTTCAACGCCACGCGGGTCGATGGCAACGAGGCGGTGTTCGAGAACCCGACCAACGACTTTCCGCAGCGCATCCGCTACCGGCGCCTGGACGAGCAGCGGGCGCATGCGCGCATCGAGATCGCGCAGGACAATCCGGCACAGGCGATCGACTTTCCCATGCATCGCGTCGCCTGCGGTGGACCGGCGCCCGCGCGCTGA
- a CDS encoding AraC family transcriptional regulator: protein MVDRLAILLERFAVTASVFHAGALCGINTLDGEDEAGQLHLVRRGPLRVSHGQQTVQVEVPSLLLYPRPMPHRFSTDPQQGADMACANLHFEGGRLNPISAALPDFICLPLAELYGGKAALELLFEEAFEQRCGRAAMVNRLFEVVMIQVLRQLMEGGEMRGGLFAGLGHPRLRLALVAMHEAPAQGWTLEDLAEVAGMSRSVFAASFREAMGTTPGQYLQGWRVGLAQQALRQGRPLKRIADEVGYGSEAALSRAFKAHTGQSPREWRGQARAGAA, encoded by the coding sequence ATGGTCGATCGCCTCGCCATTCTGCTTGAACGCTTCGCGGTCACCGCCTCGGTGTTCCATGCCGGTGCGCTGTGCGGCATCAACACGCTGGACGGCGAGGATGAGGCCGGCCAACTGCACCTGGTGCGACGTGGCCCGCTGCGGGTCAGTCATGGCCAGCAGACCGTACAGGTCGAGGTGCCCAGCCTGCTGCTGTACCCGCGCCCGATGCCGCACCGCTTCAGTACCGATCCTCAGCAGGGCGCCGACATGGCCTGCGCGAACCTGCATTTCGAAGGCGGCCGGCTGAATCCGATCAGTGCCGCGCTGCCTGATTTCATCTGCCTGCCACTGGCCGAGCTGTATGGCGGCAAGGCGGCCCTGGAGTTGTTGTTCGAAGAAGCGTTCGAGCAGCGTTGCGGGCGAGCGGCGATGGTCAACCGTCTGTTCGAGGTGGTGATGATCCAGGTGCTGCGCCAGCTGATGGAAGGTGGCGAAATGCGCGGCGGTCTGTTCGCTGGGCTTGGCCATCCGCGATTGCGGCTGGCGCTGGTGGCGATGCATGAAGCCCCGGCGCAGGGATGGACGCTGGAAGATCTGGCCGAGGTGGCCGGGATGTCACGCAGCGTGTTCGCCGCCAGCTTCCGCGAAGCGATGGGGACCACCCCGGGCCAGTACCTGCAGGGCTGGCGGGTTGGGCTGGCACAGCAGGCGCTGCGCCAGGGCCGGCCGCTGAAGCGGATTGCCGACGAGGTGGGCTATGGCAGCGAGGCGGCACTCTCGCGCGCGTTCAAGGCGCACACGGGGCAGTCACCACGCGAATGGCGCGGACAGGCGCGTGCTGGCGCGGCCTGA
- a CDS encoding alpha/beta hydrolase family protein has protein sequence MRPLLRCALALGLLLPSTALLAAPPSAPRTLSGELQGAPWRLDVPADWNGDLVMLAHGYEPVGVPRTMPMAANDSTAALLGAGYAVAQSAYSGQGWAVADAVNDMEHLRHHALGELKRVQHTWMLGFSMGGAVTIGSLERFPQHYAGGVSLCGANLSGEQIAADLLTTLVAFDYFFPKAEGLPGTGLASREAALLPQGELYQGIATALQRDPAHAALLAQRLQVSRGEVAGTISLHALVLHELATRSGGMPVGNRGVVYSGFGDDSAFNAGVQRIEAVPAAQAKVRATLALTGALKRPLVIQFNHNDPTIVPHMQTAYPQLAAHAGARPAPRVLPSVGEGHCGFSEAQVVDALKAVQH, from the coding sequence ATGCGCCCCTTGCTTCGATGTGCCCTCGCCCTTGGCCTGCTGCTTCCTTCGACGGCATTGCTGGCAGCACCACCCTCGGCGCCACGCACGCTCAGCGGCGAGCTGCAGGGCGCCCCCTGGCGGCTGGATGTACCGGCAGACTGGAACGGCGACCTGGTGATGCTGGCCCACGGCTATGAGCCCGTGGGCGTGCCGCGCACCATGCCAATGGCCGCCAACGACAGCACGGCAGCGCTGCTGGGCGCCGGTTACGCCGTCGCGCAGAGCGCGTATTCCGGCCAGGGCTGGGCGGTGGCTGATGCGGTCAACGACATGGAACACCTGCGACACCATGCGCTGGGTGAACTCAAGCGCGTGCAGCACACCTGGATGCTGGGCTTCTCGATGGGCGGCGCCGTGACCATCGGCAGCCTCGAGCGCTTCCCGCAGCACTATGCCGGTGGCGTGTCGCTGTGCGGTGCCAATCTCAGTGGCGAACAGATCGCGGCCGACCTGCTGACCACGCTGGTCGCGTTCGATTATTTCTTCCCCAAGGCGGAGGGGCTGCCGGGCACCGGATTGGCATCGCGCGAAGCGGCCCTGCTGCCGCAGGGTGAGCTGTACCAGGGAATCGCTACTGCGCTGCAGCGCGACCCGGCGCATGCCGCGTTGCTGGCGCAGCGGCTGCAGGTCTCCCGCGGCGAAGTGGCCGGCACGATCAGCCTGCACGCCCTGGTCCTGCATGAACTGGCCACACGCAGCGGTGGCATGCCGGTCGGCAACAGGGGCGTGGTCTACAGCGGCTTCGGCGATGACTCCGCATTCAATGCCGGGGTGCAGCGCATCGAAGCTGTACCCGCCGCGCAGGCCAAGGTGCGCGCGACGCTGGCGCTGACCGGCGCCCTGAAGCGCCCGCTGGTGATCCAGTTCAACCACAACGACCCGACCATCGTGCCGCACATGCAGACGGCGTATCCGCAGTTGGCCGCACACGCCGGTGCGCGGCCGGCGCCACGGGTACTGCCATCGGTGGGCGAAGGGCATTGTGGCTTTTCGGAAGCACAGGTGGTCGACGCCTTGAAGGCGGTACAGCACTGA
- a CDS encoding BLUF domain-containing protein produces MSLHAIAYASEARADLRTTDLDRLLADATAFNRVAGVTGVLMFDGSRFLQYLEGPEDGIDSVFQRIANARSHAQMRVLCRAPVLQRAFPRWSMGTRRIDADLLTQIVDAPWPGFLLGSGGFERLLQAWTGADGELEPAAVALGS; encoded by the coding sequence ATGTCGCTGCACGCGATTGCCTATGCCAGTGAGGCCCGCGCCGATCTGCGGACAACCGATCTTGATCGCCTGCTGGCCGATGCCACGGCCTTCAATCGTGTAGCCGGCGTCACCGGTGTGCTGATGTTCGACGGCAGCCGCTTCCTGCAGTATCTGGAAGGCCCCGAAGATGGCATCGATTCGGTGTTCCAGCGCATCGCCAATGCACGCAGCCATGCGCAGATGAGGGTGTTGTGCCGCGCGCCGGTACTGCAGCGTGCGTTCCCGCGCTGGTCGATGGGCACGCGGCGGATCGATGCGGACCTGCTGACCCAGATCGTTGACGCGCCGTGGCCGGGTTTCCTGCTGGGTAGTGGAGGTTTCGAGCGCCTGCTGCAGGCCTGGACCGGTGCCGATGGCGAGCTGGAACCCGCTGCGGTCGCGCTGGGCTCTTGA
- a CDS encoding AAA family ATPase, whose amino-acid sequence MQYPSPAADGATLHLLCGKIGAGKSTLSRQLVARPHHVLISEDAWLAALHPGEIHSIADYLQRAATLRSVLTDHLRALLQAGVSVALDFPFNTPATRAWAREVFSPVGAAHQLHFLDVADEVCKARLRARNARGEHPFQASDEEFEQITRHFVAPAREEGFVVIRHTA is encoded by the coding sequence ATGCAATACCCTTCACCCGCCGCCGACGGCGCAACCCTGCACCTGCTGTGCGGCAAGATTGGCGCAGGAAAGTCCACGCTGTCGCGGCAACTGGTGGCGAGGCCGCACCACGTGCTGATCAGCGAGGACGCATGGTTGGCAGCGCTGCACCCGGGCGAAATCCACTCCATCGCGGATTATCTGCAGCGCGCAGCCACGCTGCGCAGCGTGCTGACCGATCATCTGCGTGCGCTGCTGCAGGCCGGCGTTTCGGTGGCGCTCGATTTTCCCTTCAACACGCCCGCCACCCGCGCGTGGGCGCGTGAGGTGTTCTCGCCAGTGGGCGCCGCGCATCAACTGCACTTCCTCGATGTTGCCGACGAAGTCTGCAAGGCGCGGCTGCGTGCACGCAATGCGCGCGGCGAGCATCCCTTCCAGGCCAGCGATGAGGAATTCGAGCAGATCACCCGTCACTTCGTGGCACCGGCCAGGGAAGAAGGCTTCGTGGTAATCCGCCATACGGCGTAG
- the crcB gene encoding fluoride efflux transporter CrcB — MQTLNNYVLVFIGGGIGACLRHACNLIGARVAVGSPWPWSTFLINISGALLMGVVVEVFAMRNGASPQLRLLLATGILGGYTTFSTYALEIGLLLQRGQHGLAALYAGGSVALGLAGLFGGMKLARLVLG; from the coding sequence ATGCAAACGCTGAACAACTATGTCCTGGTCTTCATCGGAGGTGGCATCGGCGCCTGCCTTCGCCATGCCTGCAACCTGATCGGCGCCCGGGTGGCCGTCGGCAGCCCCTGGCCGTGGTCGACCTTCCTGATCAACATCAGCGGCGCGCTGCTGATGGGCGTGGTTGTCGAGGTCTTCGCGATGCGCAATGGCGCCTCGCCGCAGCTGCGCCTGCTGCTCGCCACCGGCATCCTCGGCGGCTACACCACGTTCTCCACCTATGCGCTGGAGATCGGCCTGCTGCTGCAGCGCGGCCAGCATGGGCTGGCCGCGCTGTATGCCGGTGGCTCGGTGGCACTGGGCCTGGCCGGCCTGTTCGGTGGCATGAAGCTGGCCCGGCTGGTCCTGGGCTGA
- a CDS encoding transcriptional regulator gives MKKAGHPRPADLARAAKSTTATISNWLNDHVSASHVKAEQLFRIADAAKLDARELLYGVNGRGVGEPGNAYIPSQAHLDVWQDAYELVSHLVAENGLEIDHRRHAALDLLAFELLMDGFSRSKVARVLTTSMT, from the coding sequence ATGAAGAAAGCCGGGCACCCCCGCCCGGCCGATCTGGCCCGCGCTGCCAAATCCACCACGGCAACCATCAGCAACTGGCTCAACGACCATGTCAGTGCGTCCCATGTGAAAGCCGAGCAGCTGTTCCGCATCGCAGATGCGGCCAAGCTGGACGCACGCGAGCTGCTGTACGGAGTGAACGGGCGCGGCGTCGGGGAGCCGGGTAACGCCTACATTCCCAGCCAGGCCCACCTGGATGTATGGCAGGACGCCTACGAGCTGGTCAGTCACCTGGTGGCCGAGAATGGCCTGGAAATCGACCACCGCCGCCACGCGGCGCTGGACCTGCTCGCGTTCGAACTGCTGATGGATGGCTTCAGCCGCAGCAAGGTCGCCCGCGTGCTGACCACCTCGATGACGTGA
- a CDS encoding 4Fe-4S dicluster domain-containing protein, translated as MSARPTSRTRPRHWRGTLSTALLALFYALPWLRWDGRQALLLDINARRFDLFGWTLWPNDVGVLIGLLAVLAVGLALLTHLAGRIWCGHACPQTLWRRTFDWIADGMVRTLPARVARAATQLAWGLLSLWTGITFVGLFSPIAELVIAAPRAGWSGWETFWVLFYAAATWGNAGFLREQVCRSLCPFARMQPLLTDPHTPRMLYDARRGEPRGPRPSGLGGVLGRGRGLLDPTTAQDYVFRAAHPLLAGPMPTFNADRLGDCTDCAACVSACPMQLDIRQGPQADCLACGACLEACAQQQHRAGFGPGLVRYCSPQAMAGQQKRWWRPRTLALLCLMLTLLAFGAWRLF; from the coding sequence ATGAGCGCGCGCCCTACCTCGAGAACCAGGCCCCGGCACTGGCGCGGCACGCTCAGCACTGCCCTGCTGGCACTGTTCTACGCCCTGCCGTGGCTGCGCTGGGACGGGCGGCAGGCGTTGCTGCTGGACATCAACGCGCGGCGCTTCGACCTGTTCGGCTGGACCCTGTGGCCCAACGACGTCGGCGTGCTGATCGGCCTGCTGGCGGTGCTCGCGGTGGGCCTTGCCCTGCTCACCCACCTCGCCGGGCGCATCTGGTGCGGCCATGCCTGCCCGCAGACACTGTGGCGCCGCACCTTCGACTGGATCGCCGACGGCATGGTCCGCACGCTTCCGGCACGCGTTGCGCGCGCGGCCACGCAGCTGGCCTGGGGGCTGCTCTCACTGTGGACCGGCATTACCTTCGTGGGCCTGTTCAGCCCGATCGCCGAGCTGGTGATCGCAGCGCCGCGTGCCGGCTGGAGCGGCTGGGAGACCTTCTGGGTGCTGTTCTACGCCGCCGCCACCTGGGGCAATGCCGGTTTCCTGCGCGAACAGGTCTGCCGTTCGCTGTGCCCATTCGCACGCATGCAGCCGCTGCTGACCGATCCACACACGCCACGCATGCTGTACGACGCCCGACGCGGCGAGCCGCGCGGGCCGCGCCCGTCGGGGCTGGGCGGCGTACTGGGCCGGGGTCGCGGCCTGCTCGACCCGACCACCGCCCAGGACTACGTGTTCCGCGCCGCGCACCCGCTGCTGGCCGGACCGATGCCGACCTTCAACGCCGATCGTCTCGGAGACTGCACCGATTGTGCCGCCTGTGTCAGCGCCTGCCCGATGCAGTTGGACATCCGCCAGGGGCCGCAGGCCGACTGCCTGGCCTGCGGCGCGTGTCTGGAAGCCTGCGCACAGCAACAGCACCGGGCCGGGTTCGGTCCGGGGCTGGTGCGTTACTGCAGTCCGCAGGCGATGGCCGGGCAACAGAAGCGCTGGTGGCGACCCCGGACCCTGGCCCTGCTGTGCTTGATGCTGACGCTGCTTGCATTCGGCGCCTGGCGCTTGTTCTGA
- a CDS encoding nucleotide sugar dehydrogenase has translation MSVPVAAAVTPRFAVIGLGYVGLPLAVAFGRHWPTLGFDIDAGRIAELRGGRDHTLEMEADELAEGTHLQYGSDPSLLDACNVYIVTVPTPIDAYEQPDLEPLRSASRLIASHLRTGDLVIYESTVYPGTTEEVCVPLLEQGSGLRFNEDFYCGYSPERVSPGDRQRRLADIRKITSGSTPEVAAVIDGLYQRIIDAGTFPAPSMRVAEAAKVVENIQRDVNIALVNELALIFDRLGIDTQDVLDAAGSKWNFLPFRPGLVGGHCIGVDPYYLLHKSESVGYHPDLIHTARQVNNRVGEHVAARVLAMLAERGRAPAQSRVLVLGVTFKEDCPDLRNSRALELAQRLRDAGAEVEVSDPWVGPAALAEAGVQWLAEPVPGGYDAVVLAVAHARFKAMDEAAIRGLLAPGGLVYDVKSAWPRNVVDGRL, from the coding sequence ATGAGCGTGCCCGTTGCCGCGGCGGTGACGCCGCGTTTCGCTGTGATCGGCCTGGGTTACGTCGGCCTGCCGTTGGCGGTGGCGTTTGGCCGGCACTGGCCGACACTGGGCTTTGACATCGATGCCGGCCGCATCGCCGAGCTGCGCGGTGGCCGCGATCACACGCTGGAGATGGAGGCTGACGAGCTGGCCGAAGGCACGCATCTGCAGTACGGCAGCGATCCTTCGCTGCTCGATGCCTGCAACGTCTATATCGTCACCGTGCCTACCCCGATCGACGCCTACGAGCAGCCCGACCTGGAGCCATTGCGTTCGGCCAGCCGCCTGATCGCCAGCCATCTGCGCACGGGCGATCTGGTGATCTACGAATCCACGGTGTATCCCGGCACCACCGAAGAGGTCTGCGTGCCGCTGCTCGAGCAGGGCTCGGGCCTGCGCTTCAACGAGGATTTCTACTGCGGCTACAGCCCGGAGCGGGTCAGCCCTGGCGATCGCCAGCGGCGCCTGGCCGACATCCGCAAGATCACCTCCGGCTCGACGCCCGAGGTCGCGGCGGTGATTGATGGCCTGTACCAGCGCATCATCGACGCCGGGACCTTCCCGGCGCCGTCGATGCGCGTGGCCGAAGCAGCGAAGGTGGTCGAGAACATCCAGCGCGACGTCAACATCGCGCTGGTCAACGAGCTGGCGCTGATCTTCGACCGGCTCGGCATCGATACCCAGGACGTGCTCGATGCGGCGGGCAGCAAGTGGAACTTCCTGCCATTCCGGCCCGGCCTGGTGGGGGGGCATTGCATCGGCGTGGATCCGTATTATCTGCTGCACAAATCCGAAAGCGTGGGCTACCACCCGGACCTGATCCACACCGCACGCCAGGTCAACAACCGCGTCGGCGAGCACGTCGCCGCGCGGGTGCTGGCCATGCTGGCCGAGCGTGGCCGCGCACCCGCGCAGTCGCGTGTCCTGGTGCTGGGCGTGACCTTCAAGGAGGACTGCCCGGACCTGCGCAACAGTCGCGCGCTGGAACTGGCCCAGCGACTGCGCGATGCTGGTGCCGAGGTGGAAGTCAGCGACCCGTGGGTGGGCCCGGCGGCGCTGGCCGAGGCCGGCGTGCAGTGGCTGGCCGAGCCGGTTCCAGGCGGCTATGACGCGGTGGTGCTGGCGGTGGCCCATGCCCGCTTCAAGGCCATGGATGAAGCGGCCATCCGGGGCCTGCTTGCACCGGGTGGGCTGGTCTACGACGTGAAATCGGCCTGGCCGCGCAACGTGGTTGACGGTCGCCTGTAA
- the hemN gene encoding oxygen-independent coproporphyrinogen III oxidase, which yields MDTFSPAAGGLAWTFDPDLLRRHDRPGPRYTSYPTAPHFHDGFDAPALRQAIADSNKLARALSLYVHVPFCSSPCFYCGCNRVITRDRGRGHSYVSRLLAEADLLAPQFDDGREVIQLHLGGGTPNFLDAEAMTTLVEGLRRRFDFSDSPQRDFSIELDPRFIDARDVGMLARLGFNRASLGVQDFDPLVQESINRVQGVQQTLDILRACRDSGMRSVNVDLIYGLPGQSLEGFGRTLDGVLALRPDRLAVYGYAHLPHLFRAQKQIDESRLPSPEDKLALLGLAVEKLSAAGYQYIGMDHFALPEEDLSRAQRAGQLHRNFMGYTTHADTDLLGLGVSAISHIGATYSQNPRDLPSWEDAVDQGQLPVWRGVALSADDQLRAELIQQLMCQGEVDGAVLGQRHGVDFQQYFAEDLRAVQRLQQDGLAEYREGVVRASEPGRPLLRLLAMCFDPYLRAAHEQPRYSRAI from the coding sequence ATGGACACGTTCTCTCCCGCCGCCGGTGGCCTGGCTTGGACCTTCGACCCCGACCTTCTGCGCCGGCATGACCGGCCGGGGCCACGCTACACCTCGTATCCGACCGCGCCGCACTTCCACGATGGCTTCGATGCACCGGCGCTGCGCCAGGCGATTGCCGACAGCAACAAGCTGGCACGCGCGCTGTCGCTGTACGTGCATGTGCCGTTCTGTTCCAGCCCGTGCTTCTACTGTGGCTGCAACCGGGTGATCACCCGCGATCGCGGTCGTGGCCACAGCTATGTTTCGCGCCTGCTGGCCGAGGCCGATCTGCTGGCACCACAGTTCGATGACGGTCGCGAGGTCATCCAGCTGCATCTCGGCGGCGGTACGCCGAATTTCCTGGATGCCGAGGCGATGACCACGCTGGTGGAAGGCCTGCGCCGTCGCTTTGACTTCAGCGATTCGCCGCAGCGCGATTTTTCGATCGAGCTCGATCCGCGCTTCATCGATGCCCGCGACGTGGGGATGCTGGCGCGGCTGGGGTTCAACCGGGCCAGCCTGGGCGTGCAGGATTTCGACCCGTTGGTGCAGGAATCGATCAACCGCGTGCAGGGCGTGCAGCAGACCCTGGACATCCTCCGTGCGTGCCGCGACAGCGGCATGCGTTCGGTAAACGTCGACCTGATCTACGGCCTGCCCGGGCAGAGCCTGGAGGGATTCGGGCGAACCCTGGACGGGGTACTGGCGCTGCGCCCCGACCGCCTGGCGGTCTATGGCTACGCGCACCTGCCGCATCTGTTCCGCGCGCAGAAGCAGATCGACGAAAGCCGGTTGCCCTCTCCAGAAGACAAGCTGGCGCTGCTGGGGCTGGCGGTGGAGAAGCTCTCCGCGGCCGGCTACCAGTACATCGGCATGGATCATTTCGCATTGCCGGAGGAGGATCTTTCACGCGCGCAGCGTGCCGGCCAGCTGCATCGCAACTTCATGGGCTACACCACCCACGCCGATACCGATTTGCTCGGCCTGGGCGTCAGTGCGATCAGCCATATCGGTGCCACCTACAGCCAGAATCCACGTGACCTGCCGTCGTGGGAGGACGCGGTGGACCAGGGACAGTTGCCGGTCTGGCGCGGTGTCGCGCTGAGTGCCGACGACCAGCTGCGCGCGGAGCTGATCCAGCAGCTGATGTGCCAGGGCGAGGTGGATGGTGCAGTGCTGGGGCAGCGCCACGGCGTGGATTTCCAGCAGTACTTTGCCGAAGACCTGCGTGCGGTGCAGCGGCTGCAACAGGACGGCCTGGCCGAGTACCGGGAGGGGGTCGTGCGCGCCAGCGAGCCGGGGCGACCACTGCTGCGGTTGCTGGCGATGTGCTTTGACCCCTACCTGCGCGCCGCACACGAGCAACCACGCTACTCGCGTGCGATCTGA
- a CDS encoding FMN-binding glutamate synthase family protein, which translates to MHRYIVYLLAILMFPICLWLATIWPAWYWGVGLTAAMVALGTWDLLQKRSTLRRNYPVLAHFRYGLESIGPEIRQYFVQSDLEDVPFSRQQRALIYQRSKNEMDTVPFGTLRSTYAVDYEWINHSLAPTAIAKHDFRVLIGPNCAKPYSASVFNISAMSFGSLSANAIRALNEGARRGGFYHDTGEGSISPYHREMGGDLVWEIGSGYFGCRDEKGGFSEERFVANATHDQVKMIEIKLSQGAKPGHGGVLPAPKVTAEISVTRGVPMGVDCVSPSRHSAFSTPVELLQFVARLRELSGGKPVGFKLAIGHPWEWFGIAKAMQETGLLPDFIVVDGAEGGTGAAPAEFVDHVGVPMHEALLLVHNTLVGLDLRERIRIGAAGKITSAFDIARTIALGADWCNAGRGFMFALGCIQSLSCHTDKCPTGIATQDPARWKHLDATDKATRVYSYHEHTLHALKELLCAAGLNDPAELGPEHILRRVSPVEIRSLASLYRYLEPGELLHKVPDHAVFHAFWADARSDSFQPPPKIQALRASKSR; encoded by the coding sequence ATGCACCGGTATATCGTCTACCTGCTCGCCATCCTGATGTTCCCGATATGCCTGTGGCTGGCCACGATATGGCCGGCCTGGTATTGGGGCGTCGGCCTGACTGCCGCGATGGTGGCATTGGGGACCTGGGATCTGCTGCAGAAGCGCAGCACGCTGCGCCGCAACTATCCGGTGTTGGCGCATTTCCGCTACGGGCTCGAATCGATCGGACCGGAAATCCGCCAGTACTTCGTGCAGAGCGACCTGGAGGACGTGCCGTTCTCGCGCCAGCAGCGCGCGCTGATCTACCAGCGCTCCAAGAACGAGATGGACACGGTACCGTTCGGCACCCTGCGCAGCACCTATGCGGTGGACTACGAGTGGATCAACCATTCACTGGCACCGACTGCCATCGCCAAGCATGACTTCCGCGTGCTGATCGGTCCGAACTGTGCCAAGCCCTATTCGGCCAGCGTGTTCAACATCTCGGCGATGAGCTTCGGTTCACTGTCGGCGAATGCGATCCGCGCACTGAACGAAGGCGCGCGGCGCGGTGGTTTCTACCACGACACCGGCGAAGGCTCGATCTCGCCCTACCACCGCGAGATGGGCGGTGACCTGGTGTGGGAAATCGGCTCGGGCTACTTCGGTTGCCGCGACGAGAAGGGCGGTTTCAGCGAGGAACGCTTCGTTGCCAATGCCACCCATGACCAGGTCAAGATGATCGAGATCAAGCTGTCGCAGGGTGCCAAGCCAGGCCATGGCGGCGTGCTGCCAGCGCCGAAGGTGACCGCCGAGATTTCGGTGACGCGCGGTGTGCCGATGGGCGTGGACTGTGTGTCGCCGTCGCGTCATTCTGCGTTCTCCACGCCGGTGGAGCTGTTGCAGTTCGTCGCCCGCCTGCGCGAGCTGTCCGGTGGCAAGCCGGTTGGTTTCAAGCTGGCCATCGGCCACCCGTGGGAGTGGTTCGGCATCGCCAAGGCGATGCAGGAAACCGGGCTGCTGCCGGACTTCATCGTGGTGGACGGCGCCGAAGGCGGCACCGGCGCGGCACCGGCCGAGTTCGTCGACCATGTCGGCGTGCCGATGCACGAGGCGCTGCTGCTGGTACACAACACCCTGGTCGGCCTCGACCTGCGCGAGCGCATCCGCATCGGTGCGGCCGGCAAGATCACCAGTGCGTTCGACATCGCGCGCACCATCGCGCTGGGCGCCGACTGGTGCAATGCCGGCCGGGGCTTCATGTTCGCGCTGGGCTGCATCCAGTCGCTGAGCTGCCATACCGACAAGTGCCCCACCGGCATCGCCACCCAGGACCCGGCGCGCTGGAAGCATCTGGATGCAACGGACAAGGCCACCCGCGTGTACAGCTACCACGAGCATACGCTGCATGCCTTGAAGGAACTGTTGTGTGCCGCGGGCCTGAATGATCCGGCTGAACTCGGGCCGGAACACATCCTGCGCCGTGTTTCGCCGGTGGAGATCCGTTCGCTGGCCTCGCTGTACCGTTACCTGGAACCGGGCGAGCTGCTGCACAAGGTGCCGGACCACGCCGTGTTCCATGCGTTCTGGGCCGATGCGCGCAGCGATTCCTTCCAGCCGCCGCCGAAGATCCAGGCGCTGCGCGCCAGCAAGTCGCGATGA
- a CDS encoding group III truncated hemoglobin, whose amino-acid sequence MNATPPPVLPVASPGLCTEQEVTRLVHDFYARVREEERLGPVFEAHVHDWPEHLAQLVDFWSAMLRGTRRFKGSPMSKHMAIELDKDLFDRWLVLFRITTAECDNPAMQELANDVAARIGDTFWKRYQMLRWPQVGLPVLGIAAKD is encoded by the coding sequence ATGAACGCAACACCGCCGCCTGTTCTCCCCGTCGCCTCGCCTGGGTTGTGTACCGAGCAGGAGGTGACCCGCCTGGTCCACGACTTCTACGCGCGCGTGCGCGAGGAAGAGCGCCTCGGGCCGGTGTTCGAGGCGCATGTGCACGACTGGCCAGAGCACCTGGCACAGCTGGTCGACTTCTGGTCGGCGATGCTGCGCGGTACCCGCCGCTTCAAGGGCTCGCCGATGTCCAAGCACATGGCCATCGAGCTGGACAAGGACCTGTTCGACCGCTGGCTGGTGCTGTTCCGGATCACCACGGCCGAATGCGACAACCCGGCGATGCAGGAACTGGCCAACGACGTGGCCGCACGCATCGGCGATACCTTCTGGAAGCGCTACCAGATGCTGCGCTGGCCCCAGGTCGGGCTGCCGGTGCTGGGGATCGCCGCCAAGGATTGA